The Podospora pseudocomata strain CBS 415.72m chromosome 1 map unlocalized CBS415.72m_1, whole genome shotgun sequence genome has a segment encoding these proteins:
- a CDS encoding uncharacterized protein (COG:K; EggNog:ENOG503NXAH): MPVVLVTLAGSISRLCDLIPVNFATPSLPPWSTQKSCHDIQPKSTIYGGRLGIQNLSSTSHIHFNTFCHRVVETALNIPMASAFELDGPVFHTAPTHELPIRASSLLEEETGADRRAHDHNLHTHSPISTSRLFDDSSALSIATEISHDQSFSYGMEKGFWRVRQGAQELLRFAELYSQHRASQMTPADDSFVLHALPKQIDLVSMTQLSWGLLNAVGDINVHSRKATETLEWMHEDDKPSNAKRRKRSRRRDSDISMTACKKCGVMDSPRWRAGPAGPSTLCNVCGLLYAKRSRRHGSGSESQSAAR; encoded by the exons ATGCCGGTAGTGCTTGTTACACTGGCAGGGTCGATCTCCCGGCTTTGTGACCTTATACCCGTGAATTTTGCAACGCCTTCTTTGCCACCGTGGTCTACACAAAAGAGCTGCCACGATATCCAGCCAAAAAGTACGATTTACGGGGGCCGTTTGGGGATACAAAACTTATCGAGCACATCGCACATACACTTTAACACATTCTGCCACCGGGTCGTGGAAACCGCCCTCAACATTCCAATGGCGTCGGCATTTGAACTCGACGGGCCAGTATTCCATACAGCACCCACCCACGAGCTTCCAATTCGTGCATCAAGTCTTCTAGAAGAAGAAACTGGGGCGGACCGACGAGCCCATGACCATAATCTCCATACTCATAGCCCTATCAGCACAAGCAGACTGTTTGACGACTCCTCAGCGCTATCCATCGCCACGGAAATTTCCCATGATCAATCCTTTTCATATGGtatggaaaaggggttctGGAGG GTTCGTCAAGGAGCACAAGAACTGCTTCGCTTCGCTGAATTATACAGCCAGCACCGAGCTTCCCAGATGACACCAGCCGACGATTCGTTCGTCCTCCATGCGCTGCCGAAACAGATTGACCTCGTGTCGATGACCCAACTATCATGGGGTTTGCTCAATGCTGTTGGCGACATCAACGTCCACAGCCGCAAGGCAACCGAAACTCTTGAATGGATGCACGAAGACGACAAGCCGTCAAATGCGAAGAGGCGGAAACGGTCAAGGAGGCGAGAT AGCGACATCAGCATGACAGCTTGCAAAAAGTGTGGTGTGATGGATAGCCCTCGATGGCGAGCAGGGCCTGCTGGGCCATCAACGCTTTGCAATGTGTGCGGGCTGCTGTATGCAAAGCGCAGCCGGAGGCATGGGTCTGGTTCTGAATCCCAGTCGGCAGCTCGATGA
- a CDS encoding uncharacterized protein (EggNog:ENOG503P21E; COG:S) produces MSMMSDKPNPAELLSAAAVESQSTTQPATDFPHESQTIKPTEAGKEPPTEPSAVPSAAPSTEPPAYTDNPYITNGNTNTQAPTGEIDFPILDPGTARLRIENQHLYAMDLEHQNLHALLDRLVVDPGFSPDAPLPTYTPLDSAFIPSFLTHLPSLSTLLSLPLTTYPSPPYPYYSSRDRRTIHPSRTSSPLAALEDEDLRRRYHTLQQQIISTFFHAIARGKNTELVTQFVKSGFISPDCPNALGATPLMAAIEAGNGQMVCHLISLGAQVNGYGKLPSGSLRCEGKHGDLMLERTPLMVAAKNGNLALVKLLVEDFGADDGMIAPDGQLALRLAAEGGHREVVEYLPTRRGGAWRRWKTHHSVAVERVRKAGRKIARFVWFFVWDLPRFLAWSVPKHTIIRPAVKTVKYCWENKGRFGGWAKRQVKEFPGRVKRAGKGVWEGVKKLPRGVWEVMKEIPGVMKSLGKFIWKIVKKIPEVMKNLRIWIWTTMKRMGVAVGNVFLRVVSVLHTAVAAVLGYFRSISLKDVWNGIKAVFRAVFVGLPEAICKAVVGLGKCVGISIVALFGLTGQVLVLLFEALCWVAAYIPNQLGNIVSAIWASISKGYYEIMVWINPKH; encoded by the coding sequence ATGTCCATGATGAGcgacaaacccaacccagccgagCTGCTGAGTGCGGCAGCAGTTGAATCCCAGTCAACAACTCAGCCAGCAACTGATTTTCCACATGAATCGCAAACAATCAAACCAACAGAAGCAGGAAAAGAACCACCAACCGAGCCATCAGCAGTGCCATCAGCAGCGCCATCAACCGAACCACCAGCCTACACTGACAATCCCTACATCACCAATGGAAATACTAACACTCAAGCTCCCACAGGGGAGATCGACTTCCCCATTCTAGATCCCGGGACTGCCCGTCTCAGAATCGAAAACCAGCACCTCTACGCCATGGATCTTGAGCACCAAAACCTCCACGCCCTTCTCGACCGCCTCGTCGTAGACCCAGGCTTCTCCCCCgacgcccccctcccaacttACACCCCACTCGACTCTGCCttcatcccctccttcctcacccacctcccctccctctccaccctcctctccctccccctgacaacctacccctcccccccctacCCCTACTACTCCTCCCGCGACCGGCGcaccatccacccctcccgcACCAGCTCCCCCCTGGCCGCCTTGGAAGACGAGGACCTCAGACGCCGATACCACACCCTCCAACAGCAAATCatctccaccttcttccacGCCATCGCCCGCGGCAAAAACACCGAGCTCGTCACCCAGTTTGTCAAGTCTGgcttcatctcccccgacTGTCCCAACGCACTGGGCGCAACCCCCCTCATGGCGGCCATCGAGGCCGGAAACGGGCAGATGGTCTGTCACTTGATCTCCCTCGGCGCGCAGGTCAACGGGTACGGGAAACTACCCTCCGGCAGCCTCCGCTGCGAGGGAAAGCATGGGGACTTGATGCTCGAGCGGACACCGCTCATGGTTGCCGCGAAGAATGGGAACCTGGCGTTGGTGAagctgctggtggaggatttTGGGGCGGACGACGGGATGATTGCTCCGGACGGGCAGCTAGCCCTGCggctggcggcggagggggggcatAGGGAGGTGGTCGAGTACCTGCCGACGAGAAGGGGGGGCgcgtggaggaggtggaagacgCATCACAGTGTTGCTGTGGAGAGAGTCAGAAaagcggggaggaagattgCGAGGTTTGTGTGGTTTTTTGTGTGGGATCTGCCGAGATTTCTGGCTTGGAGTGTGCCGAAGCATACGATCATCAGACCGGCGGTGAAGACGGTGAAGTATTGCTGGGAGAACAAGGGGAGGTTCGGGGGGTGGGCGAAGAGGCAGGTGAAGGAGTTTCCCGGGAGAGTGAAGAGGGCGGGcaagggggtttgggagggggtgaagaagttgccgaggggggtttgggaggtgatgaaggaAATTCCGGGAGTGATGAAGAGTTTGGGGAAGTTTATCTGGAAGATTGTCAAAAAGATTCCGGAGGTGATGAAGAATCTGCGTATCTGGATatggacgacgatgaagaggatgggggtggcAGTGGGGAACGTGTTTTTGAGGGTGGTGTCGGTTCTTCATACGGCTGTGGCAGCTGTGCTGGGTTATTTTAGGAGTATTTCTTTGAAGGATGTATGGAATGGGATCAAGGCTGTCTTTCGGGCTGTTTTTGTCGGATTGCCAGAGGCAATTTGTAAGGCAGTTGTTGGCCTGGGCAAGTGTGTGGGTATAAGTATTGTCGCCTTGTTTGGGCTCACAGGGCAGGTGCTGGTTCTCCTGTTTGAAGCCCTCTGCTGGGTGGCCGCATACATCCCGAATCAGCTTGGAAATATCGTCAGCGCGATATGGGCGTCGATCTCTAAAGGATATTATGAGATCATGGTGTGGATCAACCCGAAGCATTGA
- a CDS encoding uncharacterized protein (EggNog:ENOG503P4Z0) has translation MAPSKSQLLTSATAALLASQGALGQQLTKPILNPEYDLGAMSQAFLPHLIAPAATSISKWPWGKLPAFCKSESIHEGFSAYDMEVYEVTFADCSQPWYMCRHNGSTMSVGGMINAFGSLPVGTRDFIRHIVVFPDFMTPGVAAHAKSGSGDLMFGHNYLDTSLWIHESGHIFDRQHGGNGDYSATSAWLNAYNSDSHLPTGYANTNQAENFAEHVILATYDNVVPGGLAGIPAPTPNHQAVQNQYTNVKNLLGNKIRKVTGATCNRQPTPLIGITSPVVCMGPDALAQGACVGTPNMKRDENGHDALIAAAEKEPGIYEPASRWTESA, from the exons ATGGCCCCATCCAAGTCTCAGTTGCTGACTTCAGCTACCGCCGCGCTCCTGGCCAGCCAGGGTGCTTTGGGCCAGCAGCTCACCAAGCCGATCCTCAACCCTGAGTACGACCTCGGTGCCATGTCCCAGGCATTCTTGCCCCATCTCATTGCACCGGCCGCGACAAGCATCAGCAAATGGCCCTGGGGGAAGCTTCCTGCATTCTGCAAATCCGAATCCATCCACGAGGGCTTTTCCGCCTACGACATGGAGGTCTATGAGGTTACTTTTGCGGACTGCAGCCAGCCTTGGTACATGTGCCGCCACAACGGGTCGACAATGTCGGTGGGCGGTATGATCAACGCGTTTGGGTCCCTTCCTGTGGGAACCAGAGACTTCATCCGTCATATTGTTG TCTTCCCCGATTTCATGACACCCGGTGTTGCTGCTCACGCCAA ATCTGGATCGGGTGATCTCATGTTTGGTCACAATTACCTCGACACCAGTCTCTGGATCCACGAATCAGGCCACATCTTCGACCGTCAGCATGGTGGAAACGGCGACTATTCCGCCACCTCTGCCTGGCTCAACGCCTACAACTCCGACTCGCATCTTCCCACCGGTTATGCCAACACCA ACCAAGCCGAGAACTTTGCCGAACATGTTATTCTGGCCACATACGACAACGTCGTGCCCGGTGGTCTGGCCGGCATTCCCGcgcccacccccaaccaccaggcTGTCCAAAACCAGTACACCAATGTCAAGAATCTCCTGGGCAACAAGATCCGCAAGGTCACTGGCGCGACCTGCAACCGCCAGCCCACCCCCCTGATCGGCATTACCAGCCCTGTTGTCTGCATGGGACCTGATGCTTTGGCTCAGGGTGCTTGTGTCGGTACACCCAACATGAAGAGAGATGAGAACGGCCATGACGCTCTCATTGCCGCTGCCGAGAAGGAGCCTGGCATCTATGAGCCCGCGAGCCGCTGGACCGAGTCGGCTTAA
- a CDS encoding uncharacterized protein (EggNog:ENOG503NWX9; COG:S) has product MAIGAILEPLIVVSLLTFGTIVNRNKSATFSPSPYRSSRPVPWQHLKYDKDPDYDELESGRPSTDDENALLRSPVSESSIGSDGTLTDESNSPWRKRQLKVFKWEREVTTPNTAIFKDRFLSRVLQRLPFLAEVWYWALIYWVYQLGRAFTAVTLQESTVDTAREHALQVIHMEQRLGIFIEPAVQGWFLQRPELMRWTNKTYSFIHIPGTILYLIVLYYVTTARPRQKIQEENGGRPISGNWRKLAPRFGPDTYEKRRRTMAFCNLLAFIVFTFWPCMPPRLLSDPNYTGEFAKEAKSYGFVDTVHGADGDSSVWTTNRFCNQYAAMPSLHFGYSFLVGLTIATVPLRRSGKLGWKRLAIVAIGMIYPGIILTAIVATANHFILDAVAGAIACLLAWKFNGLLLNLLPVEDYFLRAVRIAKP; this is encoded by the exons ATGGCGATCGGGGCCATTTTGGAACCACTCATTGTGGTCAGTCTGTTGACATTTGGTACCATTGTCAACCGCAACAAGTCGGCCACtttctctccatcaccatACAGATCATCCAGGCCCGTGCCTTGGCAACATCTCAAGTACGACAAGGACCCCGACTACGATGAGTTGGAATCGGGACGGCCCAGCACAGACGACGAAAATGCCCTTTTGCGGTCACCAGTCAGCGAATCCAGCATCGGCTCCGATGGCACCTTGACCGACGAATCGAACTCACCATGGCGGAAGCGCCAGCTGAAGGTCTTCAAGTGGGAGCGTGAGGTCACAACGCCGAATAccgccatcttcaaggaCCGTTTCCTCAGTCGCGTGCTTCAGCGTCTTCCCTTTTTGGCCGAGGTCTGGTACTGGGCTCTTATCTACTGGGTCTACCAGCTTGGAAGAGCTTTCACAGCCGTCACTCTGCAAGAGTCAACAGTCGACACCGCTCGCGAGCATGCCCTCCAGGTTATTCACATGGAACAGCGACTGGGCATTTTCATTGAGCCTGCCGTGCAAGGTTGGTTTCTTCAGCGACCCGAGCTTATGCGATGGACGAACAAGACATACTCTTTCATCCACATCCCCGGCACGATCCTTTACCTGATCGTCCTCTACTATGTCACGACAGCCCGTCCCAGACAGAAGATTCAGGAGGAGAACGGAGGTCGCCCGATTAGTGGAAACTGGAGAAAGTTGGCCCCCCGATTCGGACCTGATACCtatgagaagaggaggaggaccatgGCCTTCTGCAACCTGTTGGCCTTCATCGTATTTACTTTCTGGCCTTGCATGCCACCGAGACTGCTCAGCGACCCAAACTACACTGGCGAGTTTGCCAAGGAGGCGAAAAGCTATGGCTTTGTTGACACTGTCCACGGCGCCGATGGTGACAGCAGTGTGTGGACCACCAACCGCTTCTGCAATCAATATG CCGCCATGCCTTCTCTTCACTTCGGCTACTCCTTCCTTGTTGGACTCACCATCGCCACCGTTCCCCTCAGACGCTCTGGAAAGCTTGGGTGGAAGAGACTGGCCATTGTTGCCATCGGCATGATCTATCCTGGCATTATCCTGACTGCCATTGTTGCTACCGCCAACCATTTCATCCTGGACGCCGTTGCCGGTGCTATTGCCTGCCTTCTTGCCTGGAAGTTCAACGGCctgctcctcaacctcctgcCAGTCGAGGACTACTTTTTGAGGGCTGTCAGGATAGCCAAGCCTTGA
- a CDS encoding uncharacterized protein (EggNog:ENOG503NXEZ; COG:S) has translation MSLFGSQQWQMKQQNPITHVCGFYHTFHDRPGRRFLAPLSINAHATIIASTSRTTLTQTFRSPSSPVKELKYAFPLYEGVSVVGFVCTVNNDRVIHGVVKERSDARQTYDDAVAQGQVAGLLEQTFEASDVFTTTIGNIPADASLKVEITYLGELKHDAQVDGIRFTIPTSIAPRYGSYPGDLLQSTQFGATKGISITVDAEMPSGSQIKSVQSPSHPIAVTVGNTSVGAAKGAEMSLQKASATLSLGTSELDKDFILHVVATNTANPVAVLETHPTIPNHRALMATLVPKFNLPSSKPEIVFVCDRSGSMGDGKRIPNLQTALHLFLKSLPLGVKFNICSFGSHWDFMFPEGSRTYDASSLAHATQYVNSISANYGGTEMRMPLQDTFKRRYKDMDLEVFMLTDGEIWDQQQVFEMINTHVAESEGAIRVFSLGIGNDVSHALIEGIAQAGNGFSQSVADDESMNSKVIRMLKASLTPHVKDYTLEIKYGKEDESGSTTEVDDDFELVERVQDALVIDVGEVDSEKTQPEQAPEQAPKQPISLFDEAADFDTETTEPGLDTSAGGKYSHVPKVAEPKILQAPFVIPPLFPFSRTSVYLLLSPEASRRTPKSVVLRGTCPSGPLELEIPVTVLAEPGETIHQLAARKAVRELEEGRGWIYHAKDSKEKDAALLRTKHFGRFSDMVEREAVRLGVEYQVGGKWCSFVAVEKDQDVNMFRDLTAQAEHNVRQGSQFHQALYQQEHLRRAMTKTASPFGQQFQATASTQQFQQAQRAQGFASAQYSGSGGGGFGAQAKAMSGGLFGAAMHPAGGLFGSSSPSGGGLFGNASAPPPPPPSGGALFGACAPAPAAPASLFGSAAPPPPAPGGLFGTTAFGSPSPTSAGGRFGSASSARPASYLFGSTGSNPSPFGSPAPQASPAKPSVAPYRWTPASSADKGPTVYVTPEQLAQYEQEMNQAATMPLPDEDDSGDEGAPVCDKGCNIRAWNSWFNSG, from the coding sequence ATGTCTCTGTTTGGAAGCCAGCAATGGCAGATGAAGCAGCAGAATCCCATTACTCACGTGTGTGGATTCTATCATACCTTTCATGACAGACCTGGCCGACGGTTTCTGGCACCCCTTTCGATCAACGCCCATGCCACCATTATCGCTTCCACCAGTCGGACAACTCTTACCCAAACTTTTCGATCGCCCTCGTCCCCGGTCAAGGAACTGAAATATGCGTTTCCTCTCTATGAAGGCGTTTCAGTTGTGGGTTTTGTCTGCACCGTCAACAACGACCGCGTCATCCACGGAGTCGTCAAAGAACGCTCTGATGCACGCCAGACTTACGACGACGCCGTAGCTCAAGGCCAGGTCGCCGGTCTGCTAGAGCAGACGTTCGAGGCCAGTGacgtcttcaccaccactatTGGCAACATACCAGCCGATGCAAGCCTCAAGGTCGAGATCACATACCTGGGTGAACTGAAGCACGACGCTCAAGTTGACGGAATCCGCTTCACAATTCCAACCAGCATAGCACCCCGCTATGGCAGCTACCCTGGTGATCTGCTCCAAAGCACCCAGTTTGGTGCAACAAAAGGGATCAGCATCACAGTTGATGCCGAGATGCCCAGTGGTTCCCAAATCAAAAGTGTCCAGTCCCCGTCTCACCCCATTGCCGTTACCGTTGGCAACACTTCGGTTGGCGCCGCAAAGGGTGCCGAGATGTCTCTCCAGAAAGCTTCAGCAACTCTCTCCCTGGGAACTTCCGAGCTGGACAAAGACTTCATTCTCCATGTGgtggccaccaacaccgccaacccTGTCGCTGTGCTTGAGACCCACCCCACCATTCCCAACCACAGAGCCCTGATGGCGACGCTTGTGCCCAAGTTCAACCTTCCTTCTTCGAAGCCTGAGATTGTGTTTGTCTGTGATCGTTCCGGATCCATGGGTGACGGCAAGAGAATTCCGAACCTCCAGACCGCTTTAcatctgtttctgaagtCTTTGCCGCTTGGTGTCAAGTTCAATATTTGCTCTTTCGGCTCCCATTGGGACTTCATGTTTCCGGAGGGCTCCCGTACTTACGATGCCAGTAGCTTGGCCCATGCCACCCAGTATGTCAACAGCATCTCGGCCAACTATGGTGGTACCGAGATGCGCATGCCCCTGCAGGACACCTTCAAGAGGCGGTACAAAGATATGGATCTTGAAGTGTTCATGCTGACTGATGGTGAGATCTGGGACCAACAGCAAGTCTTCGAGATGATCAACACGCATGTGGCGGAGAGCGAAGGTGCAATCCGTGTCTTTTCTCTGGGTATCGGCAATGATGTGAGCCATGCTCTTATTGAAGGGATCGCGCAGGCGGGCAACGGGTTCTCACAGTCGGTGGCCGATGACGAAAGCATGAACAGCAAAGTTATCAGGATGCTCAAAGCTTCGTTGACGCCTCATGTGAAGGACTATACCCTGGAGATCAAGTATGGTAAAGAGGATGAGTCAGGCTCTACGACCGAGGTTGACGACGAttttgagcttgttgagaggGTTCAAGATGCCCTTGTCATTGATGTGGGTGAAGTTGACTCGGAGAAGACACAACCAGAGCAAGCGCCCGAGCAAGCGCCAAAGCAACCGATTTCCCTGTTTGATGAGGCGGCTGATTTTGACACTGAGACGACGGAACCGGGACTCGACACCTCTGCTGGTGGGAAGTATTCTCACGTGCCCAAGGTCGCAGAGCCCAAGATTCTCCAGGCTCCCTTTGTCATCCCTCCCCTGTTTCCGTTCTCGAGAACGTCAGTCTACTTGCTTTTGTCCCCGGAGGCTAGCCGCAGGACTCCCAAATCAGTGGTCCTTCGCGGCACCTGTCCCAGTGGCCCACTCGAGCTTGAGATTCCTGTGACTGTTCTTGCTGAGCCCGGAGAGACAATCCATCAGCTCGCTGCTCGCAAGGCAGTCAgagaacttgaagaaggTCGCGGTTGGATCTACCACGCCAAGGActccaaggagaaggatgctGCCCTTCTTCGTACCAAGCACTTTGGTCGCTTCTCTGACATGGTGGAACGTGAGGCTGTCCGGCTTGGGGTCGAGTATCAGGTTGGAGGCAAGTGGTGCAGTTTTGTAGCGGTAGAGAAGGACCAAGATGTAAACATGTTTCGAGACTTGACCGCGCAAGCAGAACACAATGTGCGGCAGGGTAGCCAATTCCATCAAGCGCTTTATCAACAAGAACATCTTCGACGGGCGATGACAAAGACAGCATCTCCTTTTGGTCAACAATTCCAAGCTACCGCAAGCACTCAGCAATTCCAACAGGCCCAACGAGCCCAAGGTTTTGCAAGCGCTCAGTACAGCGGCTcgggaggaggcggcttTGGTGCACAAGCCAAGGCTATGTCGGGTGGCCTCTTCGGAGCCGCCATGCATCCAGCTGGTGGATTGTTCGGaagctcatcaccatccgGAGGAGGACTATTCGGCAACGcctcggcccctcccccacctccgccCTCTGGAGGTGCACTCTTCGGAGCGTGCGCTCCTGCTCCGGCTGCTCCGGCTTCCCTGTTCGGATctgcagcaccacctcccccggctCCAGGAGGGCTCTTTGGCACAACAGCTTTCGgctccccctcaccaacctcagcaGGCGGACGTTTCGGCAGCGCCTCGTCTGCCCGACCAGCATCGTATCTCTTTGGATCCACCGGAAGCAACCCCTCACCTTTCGGATCACCTGCGCCCCAGGCCAGCCCTGCGAAGCCGTCTGTGGCACCCTACCGATGGACCCCCGCCTCCAGTGCCGACAAAGGGCCAACGGTTTACGTCACGCCGGAGCAGCTAGCGCAATATGAGCAGGAGATGAACCAGGCAGCTACGATGCCTCTTcccgacgaggacgacagcGGCGACGAGGGGGCCCCGGtgtgtgacaagggctgtaatatcagggcttggaactcatggttcaattcaggctaa
- a CDS encoding uncharacterized protein (COG:K; EggNog:ENOG503P0PK) encodes MEQQRPPSQKFGPAALTNVLNSPEDHRDSAYYSSGDVSSKHNSTGSGLGVLSPPNSGFQTSPVDKTPSPTTATHLLPLPLVSPTNSNMSVASIVSPTTPLSADPRRFDRPQSLESAPNSATFGHGELPEPSMSRRESVDSRFNQGFGQLGLSGSPYASHNQSTSSIQNTLQQQRHPRANLDSLATNRISNGYQPNAERKPEVHPRGGRIAPTITGPTTSLIARAAEPTKGQAWAFPEDDNAIQRMSGPPQSLANSRRSSVAESLASSQYTVDSRLPPGQRRLEDHHSMTEYQRLSVASEYSTTHHHSLQHKQLSDLQNEEGGLHAGSQPYSRTPELRITHKLAERKRRTEMKELFEQLRDLMPQERGTKASKWEILTKAIQEHTRQTNTIRDLQSHVQQLAEEVTKRDAQMEDMRRQIQELQYRQSHSMQGPPPPGSEHYANDQYARARQQAELPPLRSFDGPTNGAGPEAMTGVQYEGPRSNGTTVYTRAPGAPFPR; translated from the exons ATGGAGCAACAACGGCCACCTTCGCAAAAGTTCGGGCCCGCCGCCCTGACAAATGTGCTGAACTCACCTGAAGACCACAGAGACTCTGCCTACTACTCGAGCGGAGATGTGTCTAGCAAGC ACAACTCCACAGGCTCAGGCCTGGGCGTCCTTAGCCCACCAAACTCCGGTTTCCAAACCTCGCCCGTCGATAAAACACCATCGCCCACAACAGCgacccacctcctcccgctgcCACTCGTGTCTCCGACGAACAGTAATATGAGCGTTGCCTCGATCGTGTCGCCGACAACCCCTCTCAGCGCCGACCCTCGCCGCTTTGACCGTCCGCAATCGCTGGAGTCGGCCCCCAACAGCGCCACATTTGGCCATGGCGAGCTGCCGGAGCCTAGTATGTCACGAAGGGAGAGCGTGGATAGCAGGTTCAACCAGGGATTCGGGCAATTGGGATTGAGCGGGTCCCCCTATGCAAGCCACAACCAGTCGACGTCGTCAATCCAGAATACACTACAGCAACAGAGACATCCTCGTGCCAACCTCGATTCTCTTGCTACAAACCGCATCTCCAATGGGTATCAACCAAACGCAGAACGCAAACCCGAAGTTCAtccccgaggaggaagaattGCGCCAACCATCACAGGGCCAACCACCAGTCTCATTGCTCGAGCAGCAGAGCCTACTAAGGGTCAGGCCTGGGCTTTTCCCGAAGATGACAATGCTATTCAACGCATGTCGGGACCACCCCAGTCCCTGGCAAActcgaggagaagcagcgTTGCCGAATCGTTGGCCAGCAGCCAATACACAGTTGATTCAAGGCTGCCTCCCGGACAACGTCGACTCGAAGACCACCACAGCATGACGGAATACCAGAGACTTTCGGTCGCCTCGGAGTACTCGACAACCCACCATCACTCTCTGCAGCACAAGCAGTTGTCTGATTTGCAGAACGAAGAAGGCGGTCTTCATGCGGGCAGCCAGCCGTATAGCAGGACCCCCGAGCTTCGTATCACCCATAAGCTGGCTGAGCGGAAACGTCGTACGGAGATGAAGGAGCTTTTTGAGCAGCTTAGGGATCTTATGCCTCAAGAGCGGGGCACCAAGGCTTCCAAGTGGGAGATTCTCACCAaag CCATTCAAGAACACACACGTCAGACCAACACGATTAGAGATCTTCAGTCACATGTTCAGcagcttgccgaggaggtaACCAAGCGCGATGCGCAGATGGAGGATATGAGACGTCAGATCCAGGAGCTTCAGTACCGCCAGAGTCACTCAATGCAAggccctcctccgcctggGTCGGAGCACTACGCGAATGACCAATATGCCAGAGCCCGGCAACAAGCCGAGCTGCCGCCACTTCGGTCTTTCGATGGGCCAACCAATGGCGCAGGCCCTGAGGCTATGACGGGCGTGCAGTACGAAGGTCCACGATCAAATGGCACTACCGTTTACACACGCGCACCAGGGGCGCCTTTCCCCAGATAA